In Streptomyces seoulensis, the following are encoded in one genomic region:
- a CDS encoding ribose-phosphate diphosphokinase, which yields MRDIAVFSGSAHPRLAEEVCAHLGVALSPVRVSRFANDCLEVQLRANCRERDVFLIQPLVRPVQEHLVELLMMCDAARGASAARITVVMPHYSYARSDKKDTPRISLGGRLVADLLVAAGASRVLTMTLHAPQVHGFFSVPVDHLHALRELAAHFRQYDLSRTTVVSPDLGNAKEAAAFARLLGARVAAGAKQRFADDRVSISSVIGDITGRDVIVLDDEIAKGSTVLELLDRLRELGPRSIRVACTHGLFAAGALKRLGEQPDVLEIVCTNTVPVPEDERTDKLRVLSIAPALAEAMRRIHDGESVSALFEQPAET from the coding sequence GTGCGAGACATCGCCGTCTTCAGCGGCAGCGCCCACCCCCGGCTGGCCGAGGAGGTGTGCGCGCACCTGGGCGTCGCGCTCAGCCCGGTACGGGTCAGCAGGTTCGCCAACGACTGCCTGGAGGTCCAGCTCCGGGCCAACTGCCGGGAACGGGACGTGTTCCTGATCCAGCCCCTGGTACGGCCGGTGCAGGAGCACCTGGTGGAGCTGCTGATGATGTGCGACGCGGCGCGCGGTGCCTCGGCGGCCCGGATCACCGTCGTCATGCCGCACTACTCCTACGCCCGCTCGGACAAGAAGGACACGCCCCGCATCTCGCTCGGCGGCCGCCTGGTCGCGGACCTGCTGGTGGCGGCGGGCGCCAGCCGGGTGCTCACCATGACGCTGCACGCCCCGCAGGTGCACGGGTTCTTCTCGGTGCCGGTCGACCATCTGCACGCGCTGCGCGAACTCGCCGCGCACTTCCGGCAGTACGACCTCTCCCGCACCACGGTCGTCTCCCCGGACCTCGGCAACGCCAAGGAGGCCGCCGCCTTCGCCCGGCTGCTCGGCGCCCGGGTCGCGGCCGGTGCCAAGCAGCGGTTCGCGGACGACCGGGTCAGCATCAGCTCGGTGATCGGCGACATCACCGGCCGGGACGTCATCGTGCTGGACGACGAGATCGCCAAGGGCAGCACGGTGCTCGAACTGCTGGACCGGCTGCGGGAGCTGGGCCCGCGCTCGATCCGGGTCGCCTGCACGCACGGGCTGTTCGCGGCGGGGGCGCTGAAGCGGCTGGGGGAGCAGCCGGACGTGCTGGAGATCGTCTGCACCAACACCGTGCCGGTGCCGGAGGACGAGCGCACCGACAAGCTCAGGGTGCTGTCCATCGCGCCCGCCCTGGCGGAGGCGATGCGGCGCATCCACGACGGGGAGTCGGTGAGCGCGCTGTTCGAGCAGCCGGCGGAGACCTAG
- a CDS encoding anti-sigma factor antagonist (This anti-anti-sigma factor, or anti-sigma factor antagonist, belongs to a family that includes characterized members SpoIIAA, RsbV, RsfA, and RsfB.) encodes MREEHGHIVLELRGEIDIASAAEISPLLDRLTGREHARVVLDLRPVEFFDCSGLRLVSRARHRVLERGGRLHLVCVHPLTLRVLGVTGLTRVLPPHPTLESALRASGGS; translated from the coding sequence ATGCGCGAGGAGCACGGACACATCGTGCTGGAGTTACGGGGGGAGATCGACATCGCCTCGGCGGCGGAGATCTCACCCCTGCTGGACCGGCTCACCGGCCGCGAGCACGCCCGGGTGGTGCTGGACCTGCGCCCCGTGGAGTTCTTCGACTGCTCGGGGCTGCGCCTGGTCAGCCGGGCCCGGCACCGCGTCCTGGAACGCGGCGGCCGCCTCCATCTGGTCTGCGTCCACCCGCTGACCCTGCGCGTCCTCGGAGTCACGGGCCTGACCCGCGTCCTGCCCCCGCACCCGACCCTGGAGTCGGCGCTGCGGGCCTCTGGCGGCTCCTAG
- a CDS encoding DUF4235 domain-containing protein — protein sequence MAKKNRNVSKIKAPLLHKPVGFALSWAGGALAGLAFRRAWMVLRHEEEAPDPLDPDRGWGEILLAAAVQGAIFAVARSVVDRTRAKAVARSTGTWPHPNAVAAKR from the coding sequence ATGGCGAAGAAGAACAGGAACGTGAGCAAGATCAAGGCGCCCCTGCTGCACAAACCGGTGGGCTTCGCGCTCAGCTGGGCCGGCGGCGCGCTGGCCGGGCTGGCCTTCCGCAGGGCGTGGATGGTGCTGCGGCACGAGGAGGAGGCGCCCGACCCGCTGGACCCGGACCGCGGCTGGGGCGAGATCCTGCTGGCGGCCGCGGTGCAGGGGGCGATCTTCGCGGTGGCCCGCAGCGTGGTGGACCGGACCCGGGCCAAGGCGGTCGCCCGCTCCACCGGCACCTGGCCGCACCCGAACGCGGTTGCGGCCAAACGCTGA
- a CDS encoding cation diffusion facilitator family transporter — translation MSATSETQPETKTGDSDGQEAANSDGHTRVTVLVALAANLVIAVAKAVGGVFAGSPALLSEAAHSVADSLNEVFLLAALKRSRRPPDARHPFGYGKERFFWSLLAAVGIFVMGGCFSFFQGFEAIRNGSEETFSGYIAGLIVLGVAFVAEGISLIRAVRQAHRQGESVGDVQDPALRTVLAEDGTAVLGVTFAAVGMVLHMLTGQALWEGCASILIGALLVYIAYRLGSDARDQLIGEAADPELTGRIRELLRAQPEIDSVEALFTMKTGIDSALVAARVDLAPGMDSEEVEEVAVRIKRSVADMFPDAGQIFLDVTDRDHMGRHHTDHDHTGRDAQESPAATGERGGA, via the coding sequence GTGAGCGCTACTTCGGAAACACAGCCGGAAACGAAGACCGGCGACAGCGACGGCCAGGAGGCCGCCAACTCCGACGGACACACCCGCGTCACCGTCCTCGTGGCCCTCGCCGCGAACCTGGTGATCGCGGTGGCCAAGGCCGTGGGGGGTGTCTTCGCGGGCTCGCCCGCCCTGCTGTCGGAGGCCGCGCACTCCGTGGCCGACAGCCTGAACGAGGTGTTCCTGCTGGCCGCGCTGAAGCGCAGCCGCCGTCCGCCGGACGCCCGCCATCCCTTCGGCTACGGCAAGGAACGGTTCTTCTGGTCGCTGCTCGCGGCCGTCGGCATCTTCGTGATGGGCGGCTGCTTCTCCTTCTTCCAGGGCTTCGAGGCGATCCGGAACGGCAGTGAGGAGACGTTCAGCGGCTACATAGCGGGCCTGATCGTGCTCGGCGTCGCCTTCGTCGCCGAGGGCATCTCCCTGATCCGGGCGGTGCGCCAGGCGCACCGACAGGGGGAGAGCGTCGGCGACGTCCAGGACCCCGCGCTGCGTACCGTGCTGGCCGAGGACGGCACCGCGGTGCTCGGCGTGACCTTCGCCGCCGTCGGCATGGTGCTGCACATGCTCACCGGGCAGGCCCTCTGGGAGGGCTGCGCCTCGATCCTGATCGGCGCCCTGCTGGTCTACATCGCCTACCGGCTCGGCAGCGACGCCCGCGACCAGCTCATCGGCGAGGCCGCCGACCCCGAGCTGACCGGGCGCATCCGGGAACTGCTTCGCGCCCAGCCGGAGATCGACAGCGTGGAGGCGCTGTTCACGATGAAGACCGGCATCGACTCCGCCCTCGTGGCCGCGCGCGTCGACCTGGCGCCCGGGATGGACAGCGAGGAGGTCGAGGAGGTCGCCGTCCGCATCAAGCGCTCCGTCGCCGACATGTTCCCCGACGCCGGGCAGATCTTCCTCGACGTGACCGACCGCGACCACATGGGCCGTCACCACACGGACCACGACCACACCGGGCGTGACGCACAGGAGAGCCCCGCCGCGACGGGGGAGCGCGGCGGGGCCTGA
- a CDS encoding nitroreductase family deazaflavin-dependent oxidoreductase — protein sequence MPLEGEYEPSPEQWVRDQVEQYESSGGTEGTTLRDTGMPVIILTTRGNRSGKIRKTPLMRVEHDGKYAIVASVGGAPKHPVWYFNVKADPTVELQDGPDKREMRAREVTGDEKAKWWDRAVAAYPPYAEYQEKTDREIPVFVLEPADAS from the coding sequence ATGCCTCTTGAGGGCGAGTACGAGCCGAGCCCGGAGCAGTGGGTGCGCGATCAGGTCGAGCAGTACGAGAGCTCCGGCGGGACGGAGGGGACGACGCTGCGCGACACCGGGATGCCGGTGATCATCCTGACCACGCGCGGCAACCGCAGCGGCAAGATCCGCAAGACGCCGCTGATGCGGGTGGAGCACGACGGGAAGTACGCGATCGTCGCCTCCGTGGGCGGCGCGCCGAAGCACCCGGTCTGGTACTTCAACGTCAAGGCCGACCCCACCGTCGAGCTCCAGGACGGCCCTGACAAGCGGGAGATGCGCGCCCGTGAGGTGACGGGCGACGAGAAGGCGAAGTGGTGGGACCGGGCCGTCGCGGCCTACCCGCCCTACGCCGAGTACCAGGAGAAGACCGACCGCGAGATCCCGGTCTTCGTCCTGGAGCCGGCCGACGCGAGCTGA
- a CDS encoding cytochrome P450, protein MTELTDTTGPAKAADPVAFPQDRTCPYHPPTGYGPLREGRPVSRVTLYDGREVWAVSGHSAARALLADPRLSSDRRRPEFPIPTARFAGVRDRRVALLGLDDPEHQIQRRMMIPSFTVKRATALRPAIQAIVDDLLDAMIARGPGAELVSAFALPVPSMVICDLLGVPYADHEFFEEQSRKLLRGPTADDSQNARKALEDYLGGLIDAKAGHPEPGKGVLDDLVHKQLSEGALDRAEVVSLAVILLVAGHETTANMISLGTYTLLQHPDRLAELRADPTLLPSAVEELMRMLSIADGLLRVAVEDIEVEGVTIRAGEGVMFSTSVINRDDSVYVDPDALDFGRSARHHVAFGFGIHQCLGQNLARAELEIALGTLLARLPGLRLAVPAEEIPFKPGDTIQGMLELPVTW, encoded by the coding sequence ATGACGGAACTGACGGACACCACCGGCCCGGCGAAGGCGGCCGATCCCGTCGCCTTCCCGCAGGACCGCACCTGTCCCTACCACCCGCCCACCGGGTACGGCCCGCTGCGCGAGGGCCGGCCCGTGTCCCGCGTCACCCTGTACGACGGCCGCGAGGTCTGGGCCGTCAGCGGGCACTCGGCGGCCCGCGCGCTGCTCGCCGACCCCCGGCTCTCCAGCGACCGGCGCCGCCCCGAGTTCCCCATCCCCACCGCCCGGTTCGCCGGCGTACGGGACCGCCGGGTCGCCCTGCTGGGCCTGGACGACCCCGAGCACCAGATCCAGCGGCGGATGATGATCCCGTCGTTCACCGTCAAACGCGCCACCGCGCTCCGGCCCGCCATCCAGGCGATCGTCGACGACCTCCTGGACGCGATGATCGCACGGGGGCCCGGGGCCGAGCTGGTGTCGGCCTTCGCGCTGCCCGTGCCGTCCATGGTCATCTGCGACCTGCTCGGGGTGCCGTACGCCGACCACGAGTTCTTCGAGGAGCAGTCCCGCAAGCTGCTGCGCGGGCCGACGGCCGACGACAGCCAGAACGCCCGCAAGGCGCTGGAGGACTACCTCGGCGGACTCATCGACGCCAAGGCCGGCCACCCCGAGCCGGGCAAGGGGGTGCTGGACGACCTCGTCCACAAGCAGCTCAGCGAGGGCGCGCTGGACCGGGCCGAGGTCGTCTCGCTCGCCGTCATCCTGCTGGTCGCCGGGCACGAGACCACCGCCAACATGATCTCGCTGGGCACCTACACCCTGCTCCAGCACCCCGACCGGCTGGCCGAGCTGCGCGCCGACCCCACGCTGCTGCCCTCGGCCGTCGAGGAACTCATGCGGATGCTCTCCATCGCCGACGGCCTGCTCCGGGTGGCCGTCGAGGACATCGAGGTCGAGGGGGTCACCATCCGGGCCGGGGAGGGCGTCATGTTCTCCACCTCGGTGATCAACCGCGACGACTCCGTGTACGTCGACCCCGACGCCCTCGACTTCGGCCGCTCCGCCCGCCACCACGTCGCCTTCGGCTTCGGCATCCACCAGTGCCTGGGCCAGAACCTGGCGCGCGCGGAGCTGGAGATCGCCCTCGGCACCCTCCTCGCCCGGCTGCCCGGCCTGCGCCTCGCGGTCCCGGCCGAGGAGATCCCCTTCAAGCCCGGCGACACGATCCAGGGGATGCTGGAACTCCCCGTGACCTGGTAA
- a CDS encoding ferredoxin gives MHTDIEIDKDLCIGAGQCTLAAPSVFTQDDDGYSTVLPGAEDGAGSPMLREAARACPVGAITVTES, from the coding sequence ATGCACACCGACATCGAGATCGACAAGGACCTCTGCATCGGCGCGGGCCAGTGCACACTGGCCGCCCCGAGCGTGTTCACCCAGGACGACGACGGCTACAGCACGGTGCTGCCCGGCGCCGAGGACGGAGCGGGCAGCCCCATGCTCCGGGAGGCCGCCCGCGCCTGCCCGGTCGGCGCGATCACCGTCACCGAGAGCTGA
- a CDS encoding flavoprotein, giving the protein MTELAGKPFLYVVVCAAGIASGVGTLIAEAQERGWEVGVIATPAAMNGFFDVAGTESRTGRPVRSAWRSPTDPRPFPPPDAVVVAPATFNTVNKWALGIADTLAVGTLCEALGLGVPIAVLPSVGEALAAHPAYRESLTRLRGLGVRFGEGRVPDGFAWTSGLELLDRP; this is encoded by the coding sequence GTGACCGAACTCGCCGGGAAACCCTTCCTCTACGTCGTCGTCTGCGCGGCCGGGATCGCCTCCGGAGTCGGCACGCTGATCGCCGAGGCCCAGGAGCGGGGCTGGGAGGTGGGCGTGATCGCCACCCCGGCGGCGATGAACGGCTTCTTCGACGTGGCCGGCACCGAGTCCCGCACCGGCCGCCCGGTCCGCTCCGCCTGGCGCTCCCCGACCGATCCGCGCCCCTTCCCGCCGCCGGACGCGGTCGTGGTGGCCCCGGCGACCTTCAACACCGTCAACAAATGGGCGCTCGGCATCGCGGACACCCTGGCCGTCGGGACCCTGTGCGAGGCGCTGGGGCTCGGCGTGCCGATCGCGGTGCTGCCCAGCGTGGGGGAGGCGCTGGCCGCCCACCCCGCCTACCGGGAGAGCCTGACCCGGCTGCGCGGGCTCGGCGTCCGCTTCGGCGAGGGGCGGGTGCCGGACGGGTTCGCGTGGACCAGCGGTCTCGAGCTGCTGGACCGCCCCTGA
- a CDS encoding endo alpha-1,4 polygalactosaminidase, with the protein MLLAGCATGNDQAPKAPELPPRHAGFDYQIGGAYPPPAGVRVVTRDRADSPAKGLYNVCYVNAFQAQPQERADWPADLLLRDRAGKVVIDEDWDEPLLDIGTPAKRKRIAERVNRWTDGCADKGYDAVEPDNYDSYTRSRHLLDPADATAFMRLLTRHAHARHLAVGQKNTPELAGKRESAGLDFAVAEECGQYDECGTYAHAYDDRVLDIEYTDSGLRKALAGWGSRLSIVRRDLDVSTPGDAGYVRRTR; encoded by the coding sequence CTGCTCCTGGCCGGCTGCGCCACCGGGAACGACCAGGCGCCGAAAGCTCCTGAACTGCCGCCGAGGCACGCCGGGTTCGACTACCAGATCGGCGGCGCCTACCCCCCGCCCGCCGGTGTCCGCGTCGTCACCCGCGACCGCGCCGACTCCCCCGCCAAGGGGCTGTACAACGTCTGCTACGTCAACGCCTTCCAGGCCCAGCCGCAGGAGCGCGCCGACTGGCCGGCCGACCTGCTGCTGCGCGACCGCGCGGGCAAGGTCGTCATCGACGAGGACTGGGACGAGCCGCTGCTCGACATCGGCACCCCGGCCAAGCGGAAGCGGATCGCCGAGCGGGTGAACCGCTGGACCGACGGCTGCGCGGACAAGGGCTACGACGCGGTCGAGCCCGACAACTACGACAGCTACACCCGCTCCCGTCACCTGCTCGACCCCGCCGACGCGACCGCCTTCATGCGCCTGCTCACCCGGCACGCCCACGCCCGCCACCTGGCCGTGGGCCAGAAGAACACCCCGGAGCTGGCGGGGAAGCGCGAGAGCGCCGGCCTCGACTTCGCGGTGGCCGAGGAGTGCGGCCAGTACGACGAGTGCGGGACCTACGCCCACGCCTACGACGACCGGGTGCTGGACATCGAGTACACCGACAGCGGCCTGCGCAAGGCGCTGGCCGGATGGGGCTCGCGGCTCAGCATCGTCCGCCGCGACCTGGACGTCTCCACACCGGGCGACGCGGGGTACGTACGCCGCACGCGCTGA
- a CDS encoding ricin-type beta-trefoil lectin domain protein, which yields MKGEGPSNSQDSAGPFGISDGELSAELQKWTGSASALHPVGELLDRHWAAAFAYARLCADGPRAAGMLTTAAFTRLFGESLRQAGPSAAWRPQLLVTVRRIAAEWDTDGRQELLHPALRPDPASGERAAARLLPAPGRRLLARAFQRLPQPSRAVLWHAEVEGEPLAVPAALLGLDEESTAVELGRARERLREECLQTHRELAPDAECGRYLRMLDVTFRRGGGLAMDPDLRGHLDGCGHCARTADQLARFHDGLPLALAEAVLGWGAAAYLAARADDSAAPPVPMPPLPAGGEEFVPPVTPDVADRPAGRSAHRAARRVRRRNVSLAVATVSALVALPLVLWSVFGSDDDRTAAHGASPSPVPDTSRPAPQPSWAGADTNRPTARGRLHNVASGRCVGIVGKKAVEGAETEVVTCSSTPGQRWRYEADGRLRSDAAPALCLDSRLGYSVRLAPCSATGTDGRFIRYDFTLQGTLVPRWNQNLALTPAATDGSGALVLKNRAETAVQRWVVDTARNDPQMEVVNWDKGSPTASPHRTPARPSPTAHSASPAPSPTPTPTVSPTPSATDEDDTCTSYRDRCGRYGGGGGRWGGGYGGRHR from the coding sequence GTGAAGGGCGAAGGGCCGTCGAATTCCCAGGATTCCGCCGGGCCGTTCGGTATCTCCGACGGCGAACTCAGCGCGGAACTCCAGAAGTGGACGGGATCGGCGTCCGCCCTCCACCCCGTCGGCGAACTCCTCGACCGGCACTGGGCCGCCGCCTTCGCCTACGCCCGTCTGTGTGCCGACGGGCCGCGCGCGGCCGGGATGCTGACCACGGCCGCGTTCACGCGGCTGTTCGGGGAGTCGCTGCGCCAGGCCGGCCCGTCCGCCGCCTGGCGGCCCCAACTCCTGGTCACCGTACGGCGGATCGCCGCCGAGTGGGACACCGACGGCCGCCAGGAACTCCTGCACCCGGCCCTGCGCCCCGACCCCGCGAGCGGGGAGCGCGCCGCCGCCCGGCTGCTTCCGGCGCCCGGCCGGCGGCTGCTGGCCCGCGCCTTCCAGCGGCTGCCCCAGCCCTCCCGCGCCGTGCTCTGGCACGCCGAGGTCGAGGGCGAACCCCTCGCCGTGCCCGCCGCGCTGCTCGGGCTGGACGAGGAGAGCACGGCCGTCGAACTCGGCCGCGCCCGCGAGCGGTTGCGCGAGGAGTGTCTCCAGACCCACCGCGAACTCGCCCCCGACGCCGAGTGCGGACGCTACTTGCGGATGCTGGACGTCACCTTCCGGCGCGGCGGCGGCCTCGCCATGGACCCGGATCTGCGCGGCCACCTCGACGGCTGCGGCCACTGCGCCCGTACCGCCGACCAGCTCGCCCGGTTCCACGACGGACTGCCCCTCGCGCTCGCCGAGGCCGTTCTCGGCTGGGGCGCCGCCGCCTACCTCGCCGCCCGCGCCGACGACAGCGCCGCACCGCCCGTACCGATGCCGCCCCTGCCCGCCGGCGGCGAGGAGTTCGTCCCCCCGGTGACACCCGACGTGGCGGACCGTCCCGCCGGCCGGAGCGCCCACCGCGCGGCCCGGCGGGTCCGGCGCCGCAACGTCTCGCTGGCCGTCGCCACCGTCAGCGCGCTGGTCGCGCTGCCCCTGGTGCTGTGGTCGGTGTTCGGCTCCGACGACGACCGCACCGCTGCCCACGGCGCCAGTCCCTCCCCGGTGCCGGACACCTCCCGGCCCGCGCCGCAGCCGTCCTGGGCGGGCGCGGACACCAACCGGCCGACCGCGCGCGGCCGGCTGCACAACGTGGCCTCCGGGCGCTGCGTCGGCATCGTCGGGAAGAAGGCCGTCGAAGGGGCCGAGACCGAGGTCGTCACCTGCTCCTCCACCCCCGGCCAGCGCTGGCGGTACGAGGCGGACGGGCGGCTGCGCAGCGACGCGGCGCCCGCGCTCTGCCTGGACTCCCGCCTCGGCTACTCGGTCCGGCTCGCCCCCTGCTCGGCCACCGGCACCGACGGCCGCTTCATCCGCTACGACTTCACCCTCCAGGGCACCCTCGTGCCCCGCTGGAACCAGAACCTCGCCCTCACCCCGGCCGCCACGGACGGCTCCGGCGCGCTGGTGCTGAAGAACCGCGCCGAGACGGCCGTACAGCGCTGGGTCGTGGACACCGCCCGGAACGACCCGCAGATGGAGGTCGTCAACTGGGACAAGGGCAGCCCGACGGCCTCACCCCACCGCACCCCGGCGAGGCCGAGCCCGACCGCGCACTCCGCGAGCCCGGCACCGAGCCCCACCCCGACTCCCACCGTGAGCCCCACGCCCAGCGCGACGGACGAGGACGACACCTGCACCTCGTACCGGGACCGCTGCGGCCGGTACGGCGGGGGCGGCGGGCGCTGGGGCGGCGGCTACGGGGGCCGGCACCGCTGA
- a CDS encoding universal stress protein — protein MRAVVWLVEGTWPACVDAVRVHAPHAREVVLLHVSGPEVPDVAHGAFAGLMGRGRAWEADPGDRLEALGDGSAAELLDAAAARLGRPCVREERSGRPEREVVAAAEGADLLVLARDGDRTRLGPHSLGPAARFIVDHAPCPVLLVWPGETPDLGTIPPPPHHR, from the coding sequence ATGCGTGCGGTCGTCTGGCTCGTCGAGGGTACCTGGCCCGCCTGTGTGGACGCGGTGCGCGTGCACGCCCCGCACGCCCGTGAGGTGGTGCTGCTGCATGTGTCGGGGCCGGAGGTGCCCGATGTGGCGCACGGCGCGTTCGCGGGGCTGATGGGGCGCGGGCGGGCCTGGGAGGCTGACCCGGGCGACCGTCTGGAGGCCCTCGGCGACGGCTCGGCGGCGGAGCTGCTGGACGCGGCCGCCGCACGCCTGGGCCGTCCCTGCGTACGTGAGGAGCGCTCGGGCCGGCCGGAGCGCGAGGTGGTCGCGGCGGCCGAGGGAGCGGACCTCCTCGTCCTGGCCCGCGACGGCGACCGCACCCGCCTCGGCCCGCACAGCCTGGGTCCCGCGGCGCGGTTCATCGTGGACCACGCCCCTTGCCCGGTCCTGCTGGTCTGGCCCGGCGAGACCCCGGACCTGGGCACGATCCCGCCCCCGCCGCACCACCGCTGA